One region of Anas acuta chromosome Z, bAnaAcu1.1, whole genome shotgun sequence genomic DNA includes:
- the LOC137847857 gene encoding transcription factor JunD-like: protein MSGGRSGRAAVKMEAPFYPEEGLELLPDFVPLPGFASPAAAAAGPEAAAAAAAAAAAAAAAAAAGGPKLLLGSGKKPPAAPSPLPGPFALRPPGSARGSAAALRLLPPAAAPPPPPPPPPPPPPPGSAAGPGAAGSRGGPEAALGSAAELPLLKLPPAADLEQLLIQGGAGMAPGSPGTAAAGAAGAGAGSSASAGTFLYRQPVTQEQEGFADGFVKALADLHKQNQLLAAPPLSPPGPCCPGARPGAAAAAGTAAEPPAVYTNLGSFNPAGPLSPSGSAYPAASAAPPPPPPPPPPPPLPFGAAGLGGGRLPPSRALEEPQTVPEVPAGEGGGAGGAAGAAGGGGAGGAGGGGGSAPTPPSLSPLDAESQERLKAERKRLRNRIAASKCRRRKLERIARLEEKVKALKGQNAELAATANLLRAQVTQLQGRVRSHLSSGCHINAAAAAPPREPPAEPPAAPESSGAC, encoded by the coding sequence ATGAGCGGCGGTCGGAGCGGGCGCGCCGCCGTGAAGATGGAGGCGCCGTTCTACCCCGaggaggggctggagctgctgcccgaCTTCGTGCCGCTGCCGGGCTTCgcctcccccgccgccgccgccgccggacccgaagccgccgccgccgccgccgccgccgcagcagcagccgccgcagcagccgccgccgggGGCCcgaagctgctgctgggcagcggCAAGaagccgcccgccgccccctcgCCGCTGCCGGGCCCCTTCGCGCTGCGCCCGCCCGGCAGCGCCCGAGGCAGCGCCGCGGCCCTGCGCCtgctgccgcccgccgccgccccgccgccgccgcctcctcctcctcctcctcctcctccgccgggCTCcgcggccggccccggggctgcggggagccgcGGGGGCCCGGAGGCCGCGCTGGGCTCGGCGGCGGAGCTGCCGCTGCTGAAGCTGCCGCCGGCCGCCgacctggagcagctgctgatCCAGGGCGGCGCGGGGATGGCGCCCGGCAGCCCgggcacggcggcggcgggggcagcgggAGCCGGGGCGGGCTCCTCGGCATCGGCGGGGACGTTCCTGTACCGCCAGCCCGTcacccaggagcaggagggcttCGCCGACGGCTTCGTCAAGGCGCTGGCCGACCTGCACAAGCAGAACCAGCTGCTGGCCGCCCCGCCGCTCTCCCCGCCGGGGCCCTGCTGCCCGGGGGCTCGCCCGggggctgctgccgctgctggcACCGCCGCCGAGCCGCCGGCTGTCTACACCAACCTCGGCAGCTTCAACCCCGCCGGGCCGCTCAGCCCCTCGGGCAGCGCCTACCCTGCCGCCTcggcagccccgccgcctcctcctcctcctcctcctcctcctccgctgCCCTtcggggcggcggggctgggcggCGGGCGGCTGCCGCCGTCGCGGGCGCTGGAGGAGCCGCAGACTGTGCCCGAGGTGCCGGCGGGCGAGGGAGGAGGTGCcggtggtgctgctggagctgccggTGGCGGCGGTGCTGGCGGTGCTGGTGGCGGCGGTGGCAGCGCCCCGACGCCGCCGTCGCTGTCGCCGCTGGACGCCGAGAGCCAGGAGCGGCTGAAGGCGGAGCGCAAGCGGCTGCGGAACCGCATCGCCGCCTCCAAGTGCCGCCGCCGCAAGCTGGAGCGCATCGCCCGGCTGGAGGAGAAGGTGAAGGCGCTCAAAGGGCAGAACGCCGAGCTGGCCGCCACCGCCAACCTGCTGCGGGCACAGGTCACCCAGCTGCAGGGACGGGTCCGCAGCCACCTCTCCTCCGGCTGCCACATCAACGCCGCCGCCGCTGCGCCGCCCCGGGAGCCGCCCGCGgagccgcccgcagccccggaGAGCAGCGGAGCCTGCTGA